The following coding sequences are from one Desulfosporosinus orientis DSM 765 window:
- the murB gene encoding UDP-N-acetylmuramate dehydrogenase → MILDGMPGRVEKNYPLYLLSTWKIGGPAETVYWPETVEDLSSVWHRAQEEGIPVRLIGKGSNVLFPDGGLPGITLVTTALRGICWGDYTVKVEAGYTLARLAQEAGERGWSGLGFARGIPGSVGGAVMMNAGAHGGEMASSILRVKTLWADGSIKQLERTDFDLGYRYCSLRGQAWILEVELKFQPGDRNQILQTMKENLSKRKANQPLQEPNAGSVFRNPPGDSAGRLIEAAGWKGKSIGGAKVSEKHANFIVNTGEAKSEDVLALIQTIISDVQDKYGITLQTEVESILTGNRGIKEDR, encoded by the coding sequence ATGATTTTAGATGGAATGCCGGGGCGAGTGGAGAAGAATTATCCTCTTTATCTGCTAAGTACCTGGAAAATTGGTGGGCCCGCTGAGACAGTATATTGGCCGGAGACTGTTGAAGATTTGTCAAGTGTATGGCATAGAGCTCAAGAAGAAGGAATCCCCGTTCGCTTAATTGGAAAGGGGTCGAATGTTCTTTTTCCGGATGGGGGGCTCCCGGGGATTACTTTGGTAACGACGGCACTGCGTGGAATATGCTGGGGGGATTACACAGTAAAAGTAGAGGCTGGGTATACTTTGGCTCGTTTAGCTCAAGAAGCAGGAGAGCGAGGTTGGAGCGGATTGGGGTTTGCCCGAGGAATCCCAGGATCCGTTGGAGGCGCCGTTATGATGAACGCCGGTGCTCATGGCGGAGAGATGGCCTCTTCTATTCTCCGGGTAAAGACTCTTTGGGCAGACGGCAGTATCAAGCAGCTGGAGCGTACTGATTTCGATCTGGGATATCGATACTGTTCCTTACGCGGTCAGGCTTGGATTTTAGAAGTTGAACTGAAATTTCAGCCAGGAGACCGAAATCAGATTTTGCAGACTATGAAAGAAAATTTGAGTAAAAGGAAAGCGAATCAACCTCTTCAGGAACCTAATGCCGGCAGTGTGTTTCGCAACCCGCCCGGAGATTCAGCCGGCCGCTTAATTGAGGCAGCTGGCTGGAAAGGGAAAAGTATTGGCGGCGCAAAAGTTTCTGAGAAACATGCTAATTTTATAGTTAATACAGGTGAGGCTAAGTCTGAAGATGTTCTAGCTTTGATTCAAACCATCATCTCAGATGTTCAAGATAAATATGGAATTACCTTGCAAACCGAAGTAGAAAGCATCTTAACCGGAAATCGTGGGATCAAAGAAGATAGATAA
- the mraY gene encoding phospho-N-acetylmuramoyl-pentapeptide-transferase has protein sequence MSERLVMAAGLALLITLVLSPFLIPVLRILKFGQNVRDDGPKRHLKKAGTPTMGGIIFLVGIIASALLTAEQPTSLEMVTLVGVTLGFGLIGFVDDFIKVVMHRSLGLRAYQKLIGQFGLAFILIWVSVHWLGRGTDIAIPFTSIHLELSWFYYIFTAFLIVLMTNAVNLTDGLDGLAAGSSMIAGAAYVVIALMAAIHGVAVLAHETDMAVFAAAVVGGTLGFLRFNRYPARIFMGDTGSLALGGALASLAILTKSELVFTLIGGLFAVEALSVIIQVFSFQTTGKRIFRMSPLHHHFELGGWSEWKVVIVFWMAALICAVVGIIGYLPTLG, from the coding sequence ATGTCTGAGCGTTTAGTTATGGCGGCGGGATTAGCCCTGCTTATAACGTTGGTCCTGAGCCCCTTTTTGATACCGGTCTTAAGAATTCTTAAGTTCGGCCAAAATGTCCGGGATGATGGCCCCAAAAGACACTTGAAAAAAGCAGGCACTCCGACTATGGGTGGGATAATTTTTCTTGTTGGCATCATTGCCAGTGCTTTGCTTACTGCAGAACAGCCCACTTCCTTGGAAATGGTGACTTTAGTGGGAGTTACACTGGGTTTTGGTTTAATTGGCTTTGTCGATGATTTTATAAAAGTTGTAATGCATCGTTCTTTGGGGCTTCGTGCTTATCAGAAACTAATCGGTCAGTTTGGATTAGCCTTTATCCTTATTTGGGTTTCTGTTCACTGGTTGGGCAGGGGGACGGATATCGCAATTCCTTTCACATCCATCCACTTAGAATTGAGTTGGTTTTACTACATTTTTACAGCTTTTCTTATTGTTTTAATGACTAATGCCGTTAATTTAACGGATGGCTTGGACGGCTTAGCAGCAGGGAGCAGTATGATTGCCGGAGCAGCCTATGTAGTTATTGCTTTAATGGCTGCGATCCATGGGGTAGCTGTTCTGGCCCATGAGACGGATATGGCGGTTTTTGCGGCTGCAGTGGTTGGAGGAACTTTGGGATTTTTACGCTTCAATAGGTATCCGGCTCGGATTTTTATGGGAGATACGGGTTCCTTAGCTTTAGGAGGAGCTTTAGCAAGCTTGGCAATACTTACCAAGAGCGAACTGGTCTTTACCCTTATCGGCGGATTGTTTGCCGTAGAGGCGCTCTCGGTGATTATTCAGGTTTTTTCTTTCCAAACCACAGGCAAACGAATTTTTCGTATGAGTCCTCTTCATCATCATTTTGAATTGGGAGGCTGGAGTGAGTGGAAAGTGGTCATCGTTTTCTGGATGGCTGCTTTGATCTGTGCTGTGGTGGGGATTATCGGATATCTGCCCACCTTGGGCTAG
- the murA gene encoding UDP-N-acetylglucosamine 1-carboxyvinyltransferase, with product MAMDRYVITGKQRLEGSIRVSGAKNSSLPLLAASLLGEGTSSLLEIPRLADITHMIEVLERLGCKVERQNEAMLINASGIESCEVDEALMRQMRASNLILGPLLARYGRVKISRPGGCAIGSRPMDQHIKGLQLLGVKVKEKHGYIEAWTDHLQGADVYLDVPSVGATENIMMAAVLAKGTSVIRNAAREPEIVDLQNYLNKMGAKVRGAGMDVIRIDGVDTLYPAEHTVIPDRIEAGTHMIAAVMTKGDVVIENVVPEHLEPVIAKLRQAGATISIVDDSIRVQQRAALRGVDLKTMPYPGFPTDMQPQFMAMLASADGTSIITETIFENRFQHVDELRRMGAQITVEGRTAIIRGVKSLEGAFVEATDLRAGAALFLAALAAEEATVLEKVDYIDRGYENLEEKYSGLGAKLVRVSKKADLETT from the coding sequence ATGGCGATGGATCGCTATGTTATTACGGGAAAACAGAGATTGGAAGGGAGTATCCGGGTAAGCGGGGCGAAAAACTCTTCTCTTCCATTATTGGCTGCATCATTACTTGGGGAAGGAACTTCCAGCTTGCTGGAAATTCCTAGGTTGGCAGATATCACACATATGATTGAAGTGCTTGAGCGCCTTGGCTGTAAGGTTGAACGCCAAAATGAGGCTATGCTGATTAATGCCAGCGGTATAGAATCCTGTGAAGTTGATGAAGCCTTAATGCGTCAAATGCGTGCGTCTAATCTTATTTTAGGTCCCTTGTTAGCTCGGTATGGGCGTGTTAAGATCTCTCGACCTGGTGGGTGTGCCATTGGCTCACGCCCGATGGATCAACATATTAAAGGATTGCAGCTTCTTGGGGTAAAGGTAAAAGAAAAGCATGGCTATATCGAGGCGTGGACAGATCACTTGCAAGGAGCAGATGTTTACCTGGATGTACCTAGTGTGGGCGCAACAGAAAATATCATGATGGCCGCAGTTTTAGCCAAAGGGACGTCGGTTATCAGAAATGCTGCCCGTGAACCGGAGATTGTAGACTTACAAAACTACCTTAATAAAATGGGCGCAAAAGTTCGGGGAGCCGGAATGGATGTTATAAGAATTGATGGGGTCGATACCCTATATCCTGCAGAACATACGGTTATACCCGACCGAATTGAAGCGGGAACCCATATGATTGCTGCAGTAATGACCAAGGGGGACGTGGTGATCGAAAATGTTGTACCAGAACACTTAGAACCTGTGATTGCCAAGTTGCGTCAGGCGGGGGCAACAATATCCATTGTCGATGATTCCATTCGCGTACAGCAGAGAGCTGCACTTCGGGGCGTGGACCTGAAGACAATGCCTTATCCCGGATTCCCTACGGATATGCAACCTCAGTTTATGGCAATGCTTGCTAGTGCAGATGGGACTAGTATTATAACCGAGACAATTTTTGAAAATCGTTTTCAGCATGTCGATGAGCTGAGGCGTATGGGTGCACAAATTACCGTTGAAGGCAGAACGGCCATTATTCGCGGCGTTAAATCTCTCGAAGGGGCTTTTGTAGAGGCAACGGATCTCCGGGCGGGAGCAGCCCTTTTCTTGGCCGCATTAGCAGCTGAGGAAGCAACGGTGCTCGAAAAGGTGGATTATATCGATAGAGGGTATGAAAATTTGGAAGAGAAATATTCTGGTTTGGGGGCAAAGTTGGTGCGTGTTTCTAAAAAGGCTGATTTGGAAACGACTTAA
- a CDS encoding cell division protein FtsQ/DivIB yields the protein MEPKKMNTSFLYVAVLTILLSLGLALFLRSSAFAIQHVTVEGLSLISENEILKLSDGIQGQNLLLFDRKALQYKISLHPLVQSVEFRRKLPNSLIIQVSERIPAALVVVPKGVLEVDSEGTFLRRLESWPEKDYPVISGIELPDTVGPGQNLSNALLKAALQLVNQAPPNLIAQIGEVHVNAVEQITLFLRGGVEVRLGQANDWKDKSNALYQLISDSGYTSIQQGVRYIDFTAAKPVIGR from the coding sequence ATGGAACCTAAGAAAATGAATACGTCCTTTCTCTATGTCGCAGTTTTGACGATTCTTCTTTCCCTAGGTTTAGCTCTTTTTTTGCGTTCCAGTGCTTTTGCAATTCAACATGTTACAGTAGAAGGGCTTAGTCTGATCTCAGAGAACGAAATTCTAAAATTGTCAGATGGGATTCAGGGACAAAATTTATTGCTCTTTGATCGCAAAGCTCTCCAATATAAAATTTCTTTGCATCCGCTAGTACAAAGCGTTGAATTTCGGCGCAAACTTCCTAATTCACTTATAATTCAGGTTTCGGAACGGATCCCGGCTGCTTTAGTGGTTGTTCCCAAGGGGGTTTTAGAGGTGGATTCCGAAGGAACCTTTTTGCGTCGTTTAGAGAGCTGGCCTGAAAAAGATTATCCTGTCATCAGTGGAATCGAACTTCCGGATACTGTTGGACCTGGGCAGAATCTTTCTAATGCTCTTTTGAAAGCGGCATTACAGTTAGTCAATCAAGCGCCGCCAAATTTAATTGCTCAAATCGGAGAGGTACATGTTAATGCTGTTGAACAAATTACATTATTTTTGAGAGGCGGCGTGGAAGTCCGATTGGGACAAGCTAATGATTGGAAAGATAAATCAAATGCCCTCTACCAGCTAATAAGTGATAGTGGATATACTTCTATTCAACAAGGGGTTCGCTATATCGATTTTACTGCGGCAAAACCTGTGATCGGCCGCTAA
- the murD gene encoding UDP-N-acetylmuramoyl-L-alanine--D-glutamate ligase, whose protein sequence is MNWLNKRVLVIGAGLSGQAAVRKLKSLGAEAFLTDSQALEKLAGIEDIGLDSKHLLLGRVPEIEEINPEMMILSPGVSPKLPLVQQGISRNVTLWSEVELAMHDCPALCVGVTGTNGKTTTTTLIGELSKLTGRPTVVAGNIGVAMSGQVKGLEDNSIVVAELSSFQLEFVDKLRIHIGVLLNLTPDHLDRHGTIENYLEAKAQIFKNQSPTDLAILNWDDPLVRDLGSRLQSRVVYFSPTTFLQDGISLWHDDIVFAVKEKKTMIPIISRKELKLRGSHNLENVMAAAAAARALGLSWSEISDGLAQFKGVEHRQEIVGSYEGIVYVNDSKGTNTDAAAKALLAFDEPLVLIAGGKNKGLDFHEFMKLASQKVKSLILLGQAADEMEEAAKDEGVERIIKVGSFEEGVKKAISEAVPGDVVLLSPACTSWDMFKNYEQRGELFKELVRRHYREPIQQ, encoded by the coding sequence GTGAATTGGTTAAACAAACGCGTTCTGGTAATTGGGGCGGGATTAAGCGGCCAGGCTGCTGTACGTAAACTTAAGAGCTTAGGGGCAGAGGCTTTTCTGACAGATAGTCAAGCCCTTGAAAAGCTTGCCGGTATTGAAGATATTGGTCTGGATTCCAAGCATTTGCTTTTAGGCCGGGTACCGGAAATAGAGGAAATAAATCCTGAGATGATGATCTTATCCCCCGGAGTGTCTCCTAAGCTTCCTCTGGTTCAGCAAGGGATCTCCCGGAATGTGACCTTATGGAGCGAAGTAGAGCTGGCTATGCATGATTGTCCCGCTCTTTGTGTTGGGGTGACAGGCACGAATGGAAAAACGACTACCACCACACTCATTGGTGAATTGTCTAAACTGACAGGGAGGCCAACGGTGGTTGCTGGAAATATTGGAGTGGCGATGAGCGGCCAAGTCAAGGGCTTAGAGGACAATAGTATTGTGGTTGCCGAACTTTCGAGTTTTCAGCTTGAATTTGTCGATAAACTTCGCATTCATATCGGAGTACTCCTGAATCTTACCCCGGATCATTTGGACAGGCATGGTACTATTGAGAACTACTTAGAGGCCAAAGCGCAAATTTTCAAAAATCAGAGTCCCACAGATTTAGCAATCTTAAATTGGGATGATCCTTTGGTTAGAGATTTAGGGTCTAGGCTGCAAAGCAGAGTTGTTTATTTTAGTCCTACCACTTTTTTGCAGGATGGGATAAGTCTTTGGCATGATGACATAGTTTTTGCAGTTAAGGAAAAGAAAACGATGATTCCGATTATTTCCCGAAAAGAACTAAAGCTGCGCGGGTCTCATAATTTGGAAAATGTTATGGCTGCTGCGGCAGCAGCCCGAGCCCTTGGACTATCCTGGTCCGAGATTTCTGACGGATTAGCACAGTTCAAAGGGGTAGAACATCGGCAGGAAATAGTGGGATCTTACGAGGGAATAGTTTATGTGAACGATTCCAAAGGGACAAATACAGACGCAGCGGCCAAAGCCTTGTTAGCTTTCGATGAACCGTTGGTCTTGATAGCTGGGGGGAAAAACAAAGGGCTTGATTTTCACGAATTTATGAAACTCGCCAGTCAGAAAGTTAAGAGCCTGATTTTGTTGGGACAAGCGGCGGATGAAATGGAGGAAGCCGCAAAGGATGAAGGGGTAGAGAGAATCATTAAAGTTGGGTCTTTTGAAGAAGGGGTCAAAAAAGCGATCTCGGAAGCAGTCCCGGGTGATGTGGTTTTACTGTCCCCAGCTTGTACAAGTTGGGATATGTTTAAGAATTATGAGCAAAGAGGGGAATTGTTTAAGGAGTTAGTGCGTAGGCATTATAGGGAACCCATTCAACAATAA
- a CDS encoding PAS domain-containing protein, with product MEREKILAYILDSYPYPIAFVDCDHVIRYLNKRAEYHYYQERGYRDLIGKSIFACHQNPNSIEMIKSAVEKLKNHANEVFLHVNVRNERVYVVPVRDENGELIGYFERFEMNRQM from the coding sequence ATGGAAAGAGAAAAAATCTTGGCGTATATCTTAGATTCATACCCTTATCCTATTGCATTTGTCGATTGTGATCATGTTATTAGATACCTTAATAAAAGGGCAGAATATCATTATTATCAAGAACGTGGTTATCGGGACTTAATTGGCAAATCGATTTTTGCATGTCACCAGAATCCGAACTCCATAGAAATGATCAAATCTGCTGTGGAAAAGCTTAAGAATCATGCTAATGAAGTTTTCCTGCATGTCAATGTCAGGAACGAAAGGGTTTATGTTGTGCCTGTTAGAGACGAAAATGGAGAGTTAATTGGGTATTTTGAGAGATTTGAAATGAATAGACAAATGTAG
- the spoVE gene encoding stage V sporulation protein E yields MRKYHRPDLVLLGAILALLGIGFIMVYSSSAVRGYIQYDDPYHYLKMEILWVAVGLVVMAFSMFIDLRWLRKFAKPALIAAIVLLIAVKIPGIGRRVNGADRWIGLGPLSIQPSEVIKLSMVLMMSHVLALKPHKIESFRKGVLPILGLMGVIAGLIMLQPDLGTTLVIAATTFFLLIAAGARAGHIMALAGTGLGLVVAAIAAAPYRMRRIFAFLDPWADPLGNGYQTIQALLALGPGGLFGLGLGQSRQKFLYLPENHTDFIFAMIGEELGFVGASLVVLLFFLFAWRGFRVAMRAPDPFTGFLAVGLTAMVSIQAMINMGVVSGVLPVTGITLPFISYGGTSLVFTMLGVGVLLNISREVR; encoded by the coding sequence ATGCGAAAGTACCATCGACCCGATTTAGTCTTGCTGGGAGCGATTTTAGCTCTGTTAGGGATAGGTTTTATCATGGTTTACAGTTCAAGTGCTGTTAGAGGTTACATACAGTATGATGATCCTTATCACTATCTCAAGATGGAAATACTCTGGGTTGCGGTGGGACTGGTAGTAATGGCTTTTAGTATGTTCATTGATTTAAGGTGGCTGAGGAAATTCGCCAAGCCGGCTCTTATTGCTGCGATTGTTCTCTTAATTGCGGTGAAGATTCCCGGTATCGGGCGCCGAGTTAATGGAGCTGACCGCTGGATTGGTCTTGGTCCGCTGTCTATCCAGCCCTCAGAAGTGATTAAGCTATCTATGGTGTTAATGATGTCCCATGTCTTGGCACTTAAACCCCATAAAATTGAATCCTTTCGCAAAGGAGTATTGCCAATTCTGGGCTTGATGGGTGTTATAGCAGGATTGATTATGCTTCAGCCGGATTTAGGGACGACCTTAGTTATTGCAGCAACAACCTTCTTTCTGCTGATTGCCGCAGGAGCAAGAGCGGGGCATATCATGGCTTTAGCCGGGACAGGTCTGGGACTGGTGGTGGCTGCTATTGCGGCGGCTCCATACCGTATGCGGCGTATTTTTGCTTTCTTAGATCCTTGGGCTGATCCTTTGGGAAATGGTTATCAGACTATTCAAGCCCTTCTGGCCTTGGGGCCGGGTGGGTTGTTCGGTCTCGGTTTAGGTCAGAGCCGGCAAAAGTTCCTTTATTTGCCGGAGAATCATACGGATTTTATCTTTGCCATGATAGGTGAGGAACTAGGGTTTGTGGGAGCTTCTCTGGTGGTTTTATTGTTTTTCTTGTTTGCTTGGCGCGGATTCCGGGTGGCAATGAGAGCCCCTGACCCATTTACCGGTTTTCTGGCCGTGGGCTTAACAGCTATGGTTTCTATTCAGGCCATGATTAATATGGGGGTTGTCAGCGGGGTATTGCCTGTTACTGGGATCACCTTACCCTTCATCAGCTATGGAGGCACTTCGCTTGTTTTTACCATGTTAGGTGTAGGTGTGCTGTTGAATATTTCCCGGGAAGTAAGGTAG
- a CDS encoding UDP-N-acetylmuramoyl-tripeptide--D-alanyl-D-alanine ligase, producing the protein MRHWTTESAAKIAAGILMGDSKLEVQGCIIDSRQAKGGEMFFALPGEKVDGHDYIESAWQKGAVLAVADQAHFQGEMAKPSVPEGKALLLVDSVYTALQVLAQSWRKELKAKVVGVTGSNGKTTTKDMIYSVLAQEFPVYCNKENHNNELGLPMTILNAPLGTEILILEMGMRGLGEIKALCEIAKPDIGVITNIGTTHMELLLTQERIAQAKWELIETLPKDGTAIINADDLYSAQKAKNDGHKILFYGLEGTFAEPDIKGSGLRSSGPLGTIFDVTFKQETLTADLPLPGTHNVLDALAALAVGTVCGVSLTKGCLGLRALEMSKMRLEMRQGCRETTLINDVYNANPVSMKASLNILKERAGQKKTLAILGDMYELGNSAESGHQDVGQAVALLGVNYLITVGKLATEIAQGARKAGYAAEQIMVTYSRKEAAEKALELLRSWESGTWVLIKGSRGMRMEEITALLER; encoded by the coding sequence ATGCGTCATTGGACAACTGAATCGGCGGCTAAGATTGCCGCAGGAATTTTGATGGGTGACTCAAAACTAGAAGTTCAAGGATGTATCATCGACAGTCGTCAAGCCAAGGGCGGAGAGATGTTTTTTGCTCTGCCGGGGGAGAAAGTGGATGGTCATGATTACATTGAGTCTGCTTGGCAAAAGGGAGCAGTGCTGGCCGTTGCTGATCAGGCTCATTTTCAGGGCGAAATGGCGAAGCCTAGTGTTCCTGAGGGGAAAGCTCTTTTACTCGTCGACTCTGTCTATACGGCTCTGCAGGTATTGGCTCAGAGCTGGCGTAAGGAACTAAAAGCGAAGGTGGTAGGTGTTACAGGAAGTAACGGAAAAACTACGACCAAGGATATGATTTATTCAGTCTTGGCCCAAGAGTTTCCGGTTTATTGCAATAAAGAGAATCATAACAATGAATTGGGGCTTCCTATGACAATTCTCAATGCGCCCCTTGGTACCGAAATTCTGATTTTAGAAATGGGAATGCGAGGCTTAGGTGAAATTAAGGCTCTATGTGAGATAGCAAAACCCGATATCGGGGTGATCACGAATATTGGCACAACTCATATGGAATTGCTCCTCACTCAGGAACGAATTGCCCAGGCGAAGTGGGAACTCATTGAAACTCTTCCGAAAGATGGAACAGCCATTATTAACGCAGACGATTTGTACTCAGCGCAGAAGGCAAAGAATGACGGTCACAAGATTCTCTTCTACGGACTCGAGGGTACGTTTGCAGAACCGGACATTAAGGGGTCTGGGCTTAGGTCCTCTGGACCCTTAGGCACAATTTTTGATGTAACCTTTAAGCAGGAAACATTGACGGCTGATTTGCCCCTCCCGGGTACTCACAATGTTTTAGATGCTTTGGCAGCTTTAGCAGTGGGCACAGTGTGCGGAGTTTCACTAACTAAAGGGTGCCTAGGACTTAGGGCGCTTGAAATGTCTAAAATGCGTTTGGAGATGAGGCAGGGTTGTAGGGAAACAACGCTGATTAACGATGTTTATAACGCTAATCCCGTTTCAATGAAAGCATCGTTAAACATCCTTAAGGAGCGGGCAGGGCAAAAAAAGACTCTGGCAATATTGGGCGATATGTATGAACTCGGTAATTCTGCAGAGTCCGGACATCAGGATGTAGGGCAAGCTGTGGCACTGTTAGGAGTAAATTATTTAATTACCGTAGGAAAACTGGCTACAGAGATCGCGCAAGGGGCACGGAAGGCAGGGTACGCCGCAGAACAGATAATGGTGACCTATTCGCGTAAAGAAGCAGCAGAAAAAGCCTTGGAGCTGCTTAGATCTTGGGAATCTGGGACATGGGTTCTTATTAAAGGTTCGCGGGGGATGCGAATGGAAGAGATTACAGCGTTACTGGAAAGATAA
- the murG gene encoding undecaprenyldiphospho-muramoylpentapeptide beta-N-acetylglucosaminyltransferase, with product MRVMITGGGTGGHIYPALAIAKGLLARESNTEILYVGIEDGMEARLVPEAGIEFKGISGKGLPRKLSLETIKVIGKSFKALWETKNILRKFHPDLVVGTGGYVSGPVVLTASLFNIPTLLHEQNALPGITNRILARFVNRVMVTFPESIAHFGVKNKMELVGLPVRREIGQISREAGARHFGLRPERMTLLVTGGSRGARTLNQGMVTVLEKLLQRPEIQVIWATGSLTYAETIEELKRRGVSWQQSQWRVLEYLKDMPEALACADLYIGRAGAASLAELMVAGIPSILIPYPFAAENHQEYNAQALVKAGAAQLVLDSECDGERLWKEIDHLISQPGLLEKMGAAAFSLAQPKALHKIVDLCLATAWH from the coding sequence GTGCGTGTAATGATAACTGGCGGAGGAACAGGAGGGCATATCTATCCAGCCTTAGCTATTGCCAAAGGGTTACTGGCCAGGGAAAGCAATACTGAGATTCTTTATGTGGGAATCGAAGATGGAATGGAAGCTCGTTTAGTTCCGGAGGCTGGGATAGAGTTTAAGGGTATTTCAGGAAAAGGCCTTCCGCGCAAATTGAGTTTAGAAACGATTAAAGTGATTGGCAAAAGTTTTAAAGCCCTTTGGGAAACCAAGAATATTCTGCGTAAATTCCATCCGGATCTAGTTGTGGGCACGGGTGGATATGTATCAGGACCTGTTGTGTTGACCGCATCTCTTTTTAACATTCCAACCTTGCTTCATGAACAGAATGCTCTGCCTGGAATTACGAATCGAATATTAGCCCGGTTTGTCAATCGGGTCATGGTAACATTTCCCGAGAGTATTGCTCATTTTGGGGTTAAGAATAAAATGGAATTGGTGGGATTACCTGTACGCCGGGAAATTGGACAAATTAGCCGTGAAGCCGGGGCCAGGCACTTTGGTTTGCGACCGGAACGAATGACCTTGCTGGTGACCGGTGGAAGCAGGGGAGCCCGAACCTTGAATCAAGGGATGGTCACAGTCTTAGAAAAGCTCCTTCAGCGTCCGGAAATTCAAGTGATTTGGGCTACAGGGTCATTGACATATGCAGAGACCATTGAAGAGCTTAAGAGACGAGGTGTTTCTTGGCAGCAATCTCAATGGCGGGTTCTTGAATATTTAAAGGATATGCCGGAAGCTTTAGCCTGTGCAGATTTATACATTGGCAGAGCAGGTGCAGCGTCACTGGCTGAACTGATGGTAGCTGGAATACCCAGTATTTTAATTCCCTATCCTTTTGCTGCTGAGAATCATCAAGAATATAACGCTCAGGCCTTAGTTAAAGCTGGAGCAGCTCAACTTGTGCTGGATTCAGAATGTGATGGGGAACGCTTATGGAAAGAAATTGATCATCTGATTTCTCAGCCGGGACTCTTGGAAAAAATGGGCGCGGCTGCCTTTTCACTGGCTCAGCCCAAAGCGTTGCATAAAATCGTGGATCTTTGTTTGGCCACAGCCTGGCACTAA